A single genomic interval of Vicinamibacteria bacterium harbors:
- a CDS encoding type II toxin-antitoxin system death-on-curing family toxin — MILYLSVEQVLELHAILVDAFGGAAEIRDRGGLESAVARPAMTFGGEDLYPDLAAKAAALLHSIVLNHPFVDGNKRAGSAASELMVLLNGHVLGATDDEMEQVTMSVARGEMDIEPLTIWLRQRIAQSD, encoded by the coding sequence GTGATTCTTTACCTCTCGGTCGAGCAAGTGCTCGAGCTGCATGCGATCCTCGTGGACGCGTTCGGCGGGGCGGCCGAAATCCGCGACCGCGGAGGGCTCGAATCTGCGGTCGCACGGCCCGCGATGACCTTCGGCGGCGAGGACTTGTATCCGGACCTGGCGGCGAAAGCGGCAGCGTTGTTGCACTCCATCGTGCTCAACCATCCCTTCGTCGACGGGAACAAGCGGGCGGGCTCTGCCGCTTCCGAGTTGATGGTTCTCTTGAATGGGCACGTTCTCGGTGCGACCGACGACGAGATGGAGCAGGTGACGATGAGCGTCGCTCGAGGAGAGATGGATATCGAGCCGCTGACGATCTGGTTACGCCAACGGATCGCACAAAGCGATTGA